A stretch of the Gemmatimonadaceae bacterium genome encodes the following:
- the topA gene encoding type I DNA topoisomerase: MAGSTSKTPARKSAAKKTASKTTAARTAATRTAAAVAGTASRRAAAGAGAGTGRTLVIVESPTKARTISRFLPSGYKVLASVGHVRDLPQNASEIPEKYKKDAWARIGVDVDNDFAPLYVVPGGSRKVLTEIRAALKDVDRLYLATDEDREGESISWHLLQELKPKVPVRRMVFHEITERAILHALDETRDVDENLVKAQEARRIIDRLTGYTVSPLLWTTVAPRLSAGRVQSVAVKLVVVRERERRAFRSGTWWDLVAQLEHESAQFEAKLVTVGGKRIATGRDFDKTTGRLTGADGASAKDLVLLDEAAGTALVARLKGVTWKVTDRTEEPFTTRPSPPFTTSTLQQEANRKLGLGAREAMRVAQDLYERGFITYMRTDSVSLSAQAIDAARACAREFGPEYVPEKPRFYANKSANAQEAHEAIRPSGERFKSPDETGLSGREYKLYDLIWKRTVASQMPDSKQTRMVVTIAADNAEFRASGKRIDFAGFIRAYVEGSDDPEAALDDKEVVLPALEPGDTPACLSLDALKHETQPPARYTEASLVKALEELGIGRPSTYASIMDTIQHRGYVRQDGKALVPTFTAFAVTALLEERITSLVDTQFTAKMESQLDDIASGEQDQLSYLKQFFFGDTTHPGLKPMVEQSAAALKKEAGGARRVQLDGVNAEIRIGRYGPYVEVMEDGTPLRASLPNDMAPGDLTDALVQELLRTRQEGPPVIGTDGDGVPIYMMRGEYGPYVQLGDVVEGSKVKPKRTSLPKGVTPENITLEIAKGLVSLPRTLGAHPVTGHAIRASLGRFGPFVVHVKGGEAGKDDFRSIPAADDVLTIDLARAVELLNQPKGRRGQSTSVVTPLRELGAHPEDGRAVLVFDGRYGPYVQLGPNTSDRKQKPIRATLPNDVKPDAVTMAQAVQLLEAKAGRPIVKKKPARKKTARAKA; encoded by the coding sequence ATGGCTGGTTCGACCTCGAAGACCCCCGCCCGGAAGTCCGCGGCGAAGAAGACCGCGTCGAAGACGACCGCGGCCCGGACGGCGGCCACCCGGACCGCAGCCGCGGTGGCCGGGACCGCCTCGCGACGCGCGGCGGCCGGTGCCGGTGCCGGCACGGGACGCACGTTGGTGATCGTGGAGTCGCCCACCAAGGCGCGCACCATCAGCCGCTTCCTCCCCTCGGGCTACAAGGTCCTGGCCTCGGTGGGCCACGTCCGCGACCTGCCCCAGAACGCCAGCGAGATCCCGGAGAAGTACAAGAAGGACGCCTGGGCCCGCATCGGGGTGGACGTCGACAACGACTTCGCCCCGCTCTATGTCGTGCCCGGCGGCTCGCGGAAGGTGCTGACGGAGATCCGCGCCGCGCTCAAGGACGTGGACCGCCTCTACCTCGCGACCGACGAGGACCGAGAGGGGGAGAGCATCTCCTGGCACCTGCTGCAGGAGCTGAAGCCGAAGGTGCCGGTGCGGCGCATGGTGTTCCACGAGATCACCGAGCGTGCCATCCTGCACGCGCTGGACGAGACGCGCGACGTGGACGAGAACCTCGTCAAGGCGCAGGAGGCACGTCGCATCATCGACCGCCTCACGGGCTACACCGTCTCCCCGCTGCTCTGGACCACGGTGGCCCCGCGCCTCTCGGCCGGCCGCGTGCAGAGCGTCGCCGTGAAGCTCGTCGTCGTGCGTGAGCGCGAGCGTCGCGCCTTCCGCAGCGGCACCTGGTGGGACCTGGTGGCGCAGCTCGAGCACGAGTCGGCGCAGTTCGAGGCGAAGCTGGTCACGGTCGGCGGCAAGCGTATTGCGACCGGTCGCGACTTCGACAAGACGACCGGTCGCCTCACCGGTGCCGATGGCGCCAGCGCGAAGGATCTCGTGCTGCTGGACGAGGCCGCGGGCACCGCGCTGGTGGCGCGCCTGAAGGGTGTGACGTGGAAGGTCACCGATCGCACCGAGGAGCCGTTCACCACCCGCCCCTCGCCGCCGTTCACGACCTCCACGCTGCAGCAGGAGGCCAACCGCAAGCTGGGCCTCGGCGCGCGCGAGGCGATGCGTGTGGCGCAGGACCTGTACGAGCGCGGCTTCATCACCTACATGCGCACCGATTCCGTCTCGCTGTCGGCGCAGGCCATCGACGCGGCGCGCGCCTGCGCCCGCGAGTTCGGGCCGGAGTACGTGCCGGAGAAGCCGCGCTTCTACGCCAACAAGTCGGCCAACGCGCAGGAAGCGCACGAAGCCATCCGTCCCTCGGGCGAACGCTTCAAGTCGCCGGACGAGACGGGATTGTCGGGCCGCGAGTACAAGCTCTATGACCTGATCTGGAAGCGCACCGTCGCCAGCCAGATGCCCGACTCGAAGCAGACGCGCATGGTGGTCACCATCGCCGCCGACAACGCCGAGTTTCGTGCCAGCGGCAAGCGCATCGACTTCGCGGGCTTCATCCGCGCCTACGTGGAAGGATCGGATGATCCCGAGGCGGCGCTGGATGACAAGGAAGTCGTGCTGCCCGCGCTCGAGCCGGGCGACACACCCGCGTGCCTGTCGCTCGACGCGCTGAAGCACGAGACGCAGCCGCCGGCGCGCTACACCGAGGCCTCGCTGGTGAAGGCGCTGGAGGAGCTGGGCATCGGGCGCCCCAGCACCTACGCGTCGATCATGGACACCATCCAGCACCGTGGCTACGTGCGCCAGGATGGCAAGGCGCTGGTGCCGACCTTCACCGCGTTCGCCGTCACCGCGCTGCTCGAAGAGCGCATCACGTCGCTCGTCGACACGCAGTTCACGGCGAAGATGGAGTCGCAGCTCGACGACATCGCGAGCGGGGAGCAGGACCAGCTCTCGTACCTGAAGCAGTTCTTCTTCGGCGACACGACCCATCCCGGCCTCAAGCCGATGGTGGAGCAGAGTGCCGCCGCGCTGAAGAAGGAGGCGGGTGGCGCACGCCGCGTGCAGCTCGACGGCGTGAACGCCGAGATCCGCATCGGGCGCTACGGCCCGTACGTGGAGGTGATGGAGGACGGCACGCCGCTGCGCGCCTCGCTGCCGAACGACATGGCGCCGGGCGACCTGACCGATGCGCTGGTGCAGGAGCTGCTCCGCACGCGCCAGGAGGGGCCGCCGGTGATCGGCACCGACGGGGACGGGGTGCCGATCTACATGATGCGTGGTGAGTACGGCCCGTACGTGCAGCTCGGGGACGTCGTCGAGGGGAGCAAGGTCAAGCCGAAGCGCACCTCGCTGCCGAAGGGGGTGACGCCGGAGAACATCACGCTCGAGATCGCGAAGGGGCTGGTCTCGCTCCCGCGCACCCTCGGCGCGCACCCGGTGACGGGCCACGCGATCCGCGCCAGCCTGGGGCGGTTCGGGCCGTTCGTGGTGCACGTGAAGGGCGGGGAGGCGGGCAAGGACGACTTCCGCAGCATTCCCGCCGCCGATGACGTGCTCACGATCGACCTCGCGCGGGCGGTGGAGCTGCTCAACCAGCCGAAGGGCCGGCGCGGACAGTCCACCAGCGTCGTCACGCCGCTGCGTGAGCTCGGCGCACATCCCGAGGACGGGCGCGCCGTGCTGGTGTTCGATGGCCGCTACGGCCCGTACGTGCAGCTTGGCCCGAACACGAGTGACCGGAAGCAGAAGCCGATCCGCGCGACGCTGCCGAACGACGTGAAGCCGGATGCCGTGACCATGGCACAGGCGGTGCAGCTGCTGGAGGCCAAGGCCGGCCGGCCGATCGTGAAGAAGAAGCCCGCCCGCAAGAAGACCGCGCGCGCGAAGGCGTGA
- a CDS encoding DUF494 family protein produces MSVRVLGPHERGRFSTEAWGHLLSLTGAGFLSPAELEQVIDRALAHIDGRIALDDVRSLLEGAGLDDHGAGPEPMTVH; encoded by the coding sequence ATGAGTGTTCGCGTACTGGGCCCGCATGAGCGCGGCCGGTTCTCGACCGAGGCGTGGGGCCACCTCCTCTCCCTGACCGGAGCCGGGTTCCTGAGCCCCGCGGAGCTGGAGCAGGTGATCGACAGGGCGCTGGCACACATCGACGGCCGGATCGCCCTCGACGACGTGCGCTCGCTGCTCGAGGGCGCTGGACTGGATGATCACGGCGCCGGACCCGAGCCGATGACCGTCCACTGA